TTAAGACACACGCGCGcgtgaactctctctctctctctctctctctctctctgtctttgttttggtttggttttggaagGACTTTGACCTTCCCCTTGTGCTTGTTGGACTTGGTCGGGgtaagaaaaagagaagaagacccTCGCTGCTCTCCGATGGCGATCAGAGGAATCTTTACGATTTCAACGGTGGTGTTGTTTCTGCTGACGGTGAATCACGGCGAAGCTATATGGCTGACGATTCCGGCGACGGGAGGGACCAAGTGCGTCTCCGAGGAGATACAGAGCAACGTCGTCGTGATGGCTGATTACTACGTCGTCGATGAGCAGAACCCTGGAAACACACCTGCTGTTTCCGCTAAGGTACGGCTCCGAATCAAACTTATGTATTCGATTGAGTTCAAAGTTGTGAACTTTATGTCGGTGGCTTTGGTGCTACGGATCAATAGTTCTAAAGATgcaaacttgtttttttttttttggtctgatTGGGGTTTGAGTAGGTAACATCTCCTTATGGGAACGATCTTCATCACCAAGACAATGTAACGCATGGTCAGTTTGCGTTCACAACTCAAGAGACAGGGAACTACTTGGCTTGTTTCTCGGTTGATTCCAGTCATCCGCTACCTAATCCGTTGACCCTTGGGATTGATTGGAAGACTGGTATCGCTGCCAAAGATTGGGACTCTGTTGCTAAAAAGGAAAAGATCGAGGCAAGTTACATTTACATTAACATCtcctctcttttcttctttgtgatGTGTTGCTACATCGTTATGAATGTGTATTGTTTTTTGCAGGGTGTTGAGCTTCAGTTAACGAGACTTGAGGGGTTAGTGCAAGCGATTCGTGAGAACATCGAGTATATAAAGAACAGGTACGTCTCTACCTCTTTTGTCTCCTACAAAATAGTGATATGTAAAGCAAATTTTGGGATACAGGGAAGGGGAGATGCGAGAAGTGAGTGAAGCAACCAACGCAAGAGTGGCTTGGTTCAGTATAATGTCACTTGGGGTTTGTCTTTCAGCAGCGGGTGCACAGATATGGTACCTGAAGCGATATTTCCACAAGAAGAAACTCATCTAAAAGACTTTTGGCTTGGAAGGCTActttgctatattttgtaacATCACAGATTCTCCCACCTTTGTAGAGTCAACTTGTTAGTTGTtacaatcaaagaacgcatttTCATTTATATCTTCTGTGGAACAGGATATTGTGTTTTGATTTATCTCTGCTGGAGTAGAATCTCTCTGACTTTCTCTAGGTTTATGATTTTCTGCATTCCACTGTTACAGATCACATGTAACTGATGAGATTAGGCCTGCGGGTTGGGGTAGTTCGGAATTCGGATAGTTCAGTTCAaccaaaatattgtcaaattgaTCGAAAACAATCTGTTTCGGTATTCGGGTAGTTTGGTTTTAAAAGTTTTACCAAAATTAACTAGAGTTTTTTTAGTTCGATTATCTTTcggttaaattaattttaattaaattcagATAATTTCAGCTGCTCGGTTTGGAATTTTGGTTATTCAGTTAGtttggttcaaaatttgacTAATAAAACCTTTTTTGTAGAAAAGCTGACCAAGCTGAAaagcaatttttttataaacatgcCAAACTGAACCCATAACCAATCTAGCCAAAAATTTCAGTTCGGTTTTTGGTTAGGCGAATTTGGTTCAGTTCAAAACCACAGGCCTAGATGGGATTAAAACTTTCTgtgttcaaaataataaatagtttttcgGTTTTACTCGTCAAGAATTCTCTCACAAATGAGTTTTAATGCGCggtaaaataaacaaattgttGTCGATCAATCAACATGAGAAGACAAAGGAGATGGAGATGAGAAACATGATAAAGAAGTAGCTAAAAGAGTAGACAGTGGGAGCGGTTGAGATGCTTCCAGCTGGACCATTAGCAGGGTTACCCGGCAAGGAACCACCACCTGGAGGAATCACAGATGATCCTGGCGAAGCTGCTATTGAACCTGGACCATCATAATCCGGTGAAGGCGCTGGTGCATACATTAGATCCTTAGGAACAGTATCAGGCGGAGCTAGAAGCGGCGCAAACTGTTGAGGCCCGGGACATCGTGGCTGTAGAGATCTAGTCAGCATGGTCAAGATGGTGCCGTTGGCGAAACCATTGTAATCACAAGTCGTCACGTTACAGCCAGCGCTACTCTGCTGGACCGTGATGTTACCGAGCATGAGGTTGCTGTTTGTACACTGCATACTCGAGCAAGAGACGGCTAAAGAAGCAGGCTCACAATACAAACTGCATCACACACACACCACACCACACCACAACCAATTTAACATTAGCTTGAgagaaggaaggaaggaaggtAAGGAGAGGATCTTTTGATATTGTTATTACCTGCGGCTCCCAAGCGCACAGCTGCATTGCACGCAGTGGCCTGCTGCTAGTGCGTAGCTACCATTTGGAACTATCAATCCGTAATCCGAAGCATACTTGGGAAAATTAGAAGCACAAGCTGTCACAAAGATGAAGATACAGAACCAATCATTAAAACATCACAAAGATGTAAACTTTTGGCAGCTCAaaactcacacaacacaaaatgTAATCAAACAACACTAAAGGAAACAACCAAAGACAAGCTAcaccaaaaatataaactaactCCCATTATATAAACTTCTAAAGATAAGCACAAGCTGAGACATGGTGAAGATACATAAACCAAACATCAAAACAGAGCTTAGCAAACAAGTAAACACCACAAAGATGCAAACTTTTAGCAGCTCAAAACTCACACCAACGCACAAAAAGTAAAGAAAACAACCAAAGACTGACAAAGCCACACTAAAGATCCCAACTTGGCAACACTACTGACTacaattaacatatataaactGCTTATTCAACCTTCGGCCGCTCAAAACTCACATCAACGcacaacacaaacaaaaaaacaattaaagaaaCAACCAAAGATCCCAACTTTACAACATTAACTAACAATAGAAACTAGTTCCCATCATATAAACCCATAAAGACAAGAACTTTATAGACCAAACCTGACAAAGGAACAGCGAGGATATCACCGGAGCTAACATCAGGAGCCCCCATAGCATTCACATTCATCAAATCAGTAACCGTAGTCTCATACCTCCTCGC
The sequence above is drawn from the Brassica napus cultivar Da-Ae chromosome A8, Da-Ae, whole genome shotgun sequence genome and encodes:
- the LOC106425934 gene encoding transmembrane emp24 domain-containing protein p24delta5-like → MAIRGIFTISTVVLFLLTVNHGEAIWLTIPATGGTKCVSEEIQSNVVVMADYYVVDEQNPGNTPAVSAKVTSPYGNDLHHQDNVTHGQFAFTTQETGNYLACFSVDSSHPLPNPLTLGIDWKTGIAAKDWDSVAKKEKIEGVELQLTRLEGLVQAIRENIEYIKNREGEMREVSEATNARVAWFSIMSLGVCLSAAGAQIWYLKRYFHKKKLI
- the LOC125577152 gene encoding lysM domain-containing GPI-anchored protein 1-like; the encoded protein is MKTPDKPIFYLFLILASSSLFFTATTAKSTIEPCSSNDTCNSLLGYTLYTDLKVSEVASLFQVDPISILLANAIDISFPDVENHILPSHLFLKIPLTCSCVDGIRKSVSTRYKTRPSDTLASIAGSVYGGLVSAEQIQEANSVTDPSVLDVGTSLLVPLPCACFNGTDNSLPAVYLSYVVKGVDTLAGIARRYETTVTDLMNVNAMGAPDVSSGDILAVPLSACASNFPKYASDYGLIVPNGSYALAAGHCVQCSCALGSRSLYCEPASLAVSCSSMQCTNSNLMLGNITVQQSSAGCNVTTCDYNGFANGTILTMLTRSLQPRCPGPQQFAPLLAPPDTVPKDLMYAPAPSPDYDGPGSIAASPGSSVIPPGGGSLPGNPANGPAGSISTAPTVYSFSYFFIMFLISISFVFSC